One region of Eupeodes corollae chromosome 1, idEupCoro1.1, whole genome shotgun sequence genomic DNA includes:
- the LOC129938599 gene encoding uncharacterized protein LOC129938599 — protein MRLNGITVLVMLLVLSVFVFCEAAPASTTNAAAATAIAAAEDKNGLSSNAVDLLAVNTDTAHENESNRKARQFLYPFGGYYGGYGGYYGGYGGYGLYGYRLYPSYGYGYYPYSGFYPYYG, from the coding sequence atgcgTTTAAATGGAATTACGGTACTTGTAATGTTGTTGGTATTGTCGGTGTTTGTTTTCTGTGAAGCTGCTCCCGCATCAACAACAAACGCCGCCGCAGCCACCGCCATTGCAGCCGCAGAAGATAAAAATGGATTAAGTTCAAATGCCGTGGACTTGTTGGCCGTTAACACAGATACCGCTCACGAAAATGAATCCAATCGTAAAGCTCGCCAGTTCTTATATCCCTTTGGAGGCTACTATGGCGGATATGGAGGCTATTATGGCGGTTATGGTGGATACGGATTGTACGGCTATCGTTTGTATCCTtcatatggatatggatattaTCCTTATTCTGGTTTTTACCCCTACTATGGATGA